The following proteins are co-located in the Planococcus plakortidis genome:
- the cysE gene encoding serine O-acetyltransferase, whose product MWKLLKEDIDVIFEQDPAARSYFEVVLTYAGLHAIWAHRLAHFFFKKKLFFIARAISQISRFFTGIEIHPGAVIGRRLFIDHGMGVVVGETCEIGNDVTLYQGVTLGGTGKERGKRHPTLADNVLVATGAKVLGSITVGENSKVGAGSVVLKDVPPNSTVVGIPGKVVIQDGVKVKKPDLNHQNMPDPVMDKCDGMEMKIAALQRELEQLKRQNNQQQEEGKTL is encoded by the coding sequence ATGTGGAAATTACTGAAAGAAGATATCGATGTCATTTTTGAACAAGACCCTGCTGCCCGCAGTTATTTTGAAGTGGTACTGACGTATGCTGGGCTGCATGCCATCTGGGCCCATCGTTTGGCGCATTTCTTCTTCAAGAAGAAACTGTTTTTTATCGCGCGGGCGATTTCCCAGATCAGCCGCTTTTTCACGGGGATTGAAATCCATCCGGGCGCGGTCATCGGTCGTCGTTTGTTCATCGACCATGGGATGGGTGTCGTCGTCGGGGAGACGTGTGAAATCGGCAACGATGTGACACTCTACCAAGGCGTGACGCTTGGCGGGACCGGTAAAGAACGCGGCAAACGTCATCCTACCTTAGCAGATAACGTGTTGGTCGCGACTGGCGCAAAAGTGCTCGGCTCGATTACGGTCGGTGAAAACTCCAAAGTCGGAGCGGGGTCGGTCGTCTTGAAAGACGTGCCGCCGAATTCGACAGTCGTCGGCATCCCCGGAAAAGTCGTCATCCAGGACGGCGTCAAAGTGAAAAAGCCGGATCTGAACCATCAGAATATGCCGGACCCTGTCATGGATAAATGCGATGGCATGGAAATGAAAATCGCCGCTTTGCAGCGGGAATTGGAGCAATTAAAACGACAAAACAACCAGCAACAGGAAGAAGGGAAAACCTTATGA
- a CDS encoding ATP-dependent Clp protease ATP-binding subunit: protein MMFNRFTQRAQKVLQLAQEEAIRMKHESIGTEHILLGLIREGGGIAAKALEAIEVNTQLIEDGVKELVGVGEKDVGPIVHYTPRAKKVIELSVDESRKLGHSYIGTEHLLLALIREGEGVAARVLGNAGVSLNKARQQVLQLLGSNEQASTGTSPNASANTPTLDGLARDLTQVAREGSLDPVIGRSDEITRVIEVLSRRTKNNPVLIGEPGVGKTAIAEGLAQQIVNNEIPETLRDKRVMVLDMGTVVAGTKYRGEFEDRLKKVMDEIRQAGNVILFIDELHTLIGAGGAEGAIDASNILKPSLARGELQCIGATTLDEYRKYIEKDAALERRFQPIQVDEPTVEESIEIIKGLRDRYEAHHRVKITDEAIVAAAKMSDRYISDRFLPDKAIDLIDEAGSKVRLRSYTTPPDLKELEARLEAARSEKNEAVQSQEFEKAASLRDAEQKLKDELDQTKKEWKEKQGKEESEVTVEDIAKVVSMWTGVPVSRLAQTESDKLLNLEQILHSRVIGQDEAVTSISKAIRRARAGLKDPKRPIGSFIFLGPTGVGKTELAKALAESMFGDEDAMIRIDMSEYMERHTTSRLVGSPPGYVGYEEGGQLTEKVRRKPYSVVLLDEIEKAHPEVFNILLQVLEDGHLTDSKGRRVDFRNTVIIMTSNVGAQELKYNKYVGFNLEDTKTDYKDMKGKMLAELKKAFRPEFLNRVDDMIVFHSLEKNDLRKIVELMTQQLTDRLKEQDIDLELTEAALDKIAKEGYDPEYGARPLRRSLQKHVEDRLSEELLKGTAIAGQKIIFDVQGEEFIVRTNEGAVEKS from the coding sequence ATGATGTTCAACCGATTTACGCAACGCGCACAGAAAGTTCTTCAATTAGCTCAAGAAGAGGCCATCCGCATGAAGCACGAATCGATCGGCACAGAGCATATTTTGCTTGGTTTGATCCGAGAAGGCGGCGGAATAGCTGCCAAAGCGCTTGAAGCGATTGAAGTGAATACACAATTGATTGAAGACGGTGTCAAAGAACTAGTCGGTGTCGGAGAAAAAGACGTCGGCCCGATCGTTCATTATACGCCGCGGGCTAAAAAAGTAATCGAGCTGTCTGTTGATGAATCCCGCAAGCTCGGCCATTCTTACATCGGCACAGAACATTTGTTGCTTGCGCTTATCCGTGAAGGTGAAGGCGTCGCTGCACGTGTTCTTGGGAATGCCGGTGTCAGCTTGAACAAAGCGCGCCAGCAAGTATTGCAGCTGCTCGGCAGCAATGAACAGGCTTCTACTGGCACGAGCCCGAATGCATCTGCCAATACGCCGACTCTGGATGGTTTGGCACGCGACTTGACACAAGTTGCGCGTGAAGGAAGCTTGGATCCTGTGATTGGGCGCAGTGACGAAATCACGCGTGTGATTGAAGTATTGAGCCGCAGAACAAAAAACAACCCGGTATTGATCGGGGAGCCTGGTGTCGGTAAAACTGCCATTGCAGAAGGACTTGCGCAACAGATTGTTAATAATGAAATTCCGGAGACACTTCGCGACAAACGCGTTATGGTTCTTGATATGGGTACGGTGGTTGCCGGAACGAAATACCGCGGTGAGTTTGAAGACCGCTTGAAAAAAGTGATGGATGAAATACGCCAAGCAGGCAATGTCATTCTCTTCATCGATGAGCTTCATACATTGATCGGTGCTGGCGGAGCTGAGGGTGCAATTGATGCTTCGAATATCTTGAAACCATCCCTTGCACGTGGCGAATTGCAGTGCATCGGTGCGACAACATTGGATGAGTACCGCAAGTACATCGAGAAAGATGCAGCGCTTGAGCGCCGTTTCCAACCGATTCAAGTGGACGAGCCGACGGTTGAAGAATCAATCGAAATCATCAAAGGCTTGCGTGACCGCTACGAAGCGCATCATCGCGTGAAAATTACTGATGAAGCGATTGTTGCGGCAGCGAAAATGTCTGACCGCTATATCTCTGACCGCTTCTTGCCGGATAAAGCGATCGATTTAATCGATGAGGCCGGTTCGAAAGTGCGTTTGCGTTCGTATACGACTCCACCAGATTTGAAAGAGCTTGAGGCGCGTCTTGAAGCTGCGCGTTCTGAAAAGAATGAAGCGGTGCAGAGCCAGGAATTTGAAAAAGCGGCTTCTCTTCGCGATGCCGAGCAGAAGTTGAAGGATGAGCTCGACCAGACGAAGAAAGAATGGAAAGAAAAGCAAGGCAAGGAAGAATCCGAAGTGACAGTTGAAGATATTGCGAAAGTCGTCTCTATGTGGACAGGCGTGCCGGTATCGAGATTGGCGCAGACAGAATCCGATAAATTGCTTAATCTAGAGCAGATCCTCCATAGCCGTGTCATCGGCCAGGATGAAGCGGTGACTTCGATTTCGAAAGCGATCCGCCGTGCGCGTGCCGGATTGAAAGATCCGAAACGCCCGATTGGTTCATTTATTTTCCTAGGGCCAACAGGCGTCGGGAAAACTGAGCTGGCGAAGGCTTTGGCTGAGTCGATGTTCGGCGATGAGGATGCGATGATCCGCATCGATATGTCCGAGTACATGGAACGCCATACAACTTCACGCCTTGTCGGTTCACCTCCAGGTTATGTCGGCTACGAGGAAGGCGGCCAACTGACGGAGAAAGTCCGCAGAAAGCCATATTCAGTAGTCTTGCTTGATGAAATCGAGAAAGCTCACCCTGAAGTCTTCAACATCCTTTTGCAAGTGCTTGAAGATGGGCATTTGACGGATTCTAAGGGACGCCGCGTCGATTTCCGCAATACGGTAATCATCATGACGTCGAACGTCGGTGCACAGGAATTGAAATACAATAAATATGTTGGCTTTAACTTGGAAGATACGAAAACAGATTATAAAGACATGAAGGGCAAGATGCTCGCGGAATTGAAGAAAGCGTTCCGTCCTGAGTTCTTGAACCGTGTCGATGATATGATCGTCTTCCATTCACTTGAAAAGAACGATTTGCGCAAGATTGTCGAGCTGATGACGCAGCAATTGACGGATCGTTTGAAAGAACAGGACATCGATCTGGAGCTGACAGAAGCAGCGCTTGATAAAATTGCCAAAGAGGGGTATGATCCGGAATACGGAGCACGTCCTTTGCGCCGCTCACTTCAAAAACATGTCGAAGACCGTTTGTCTGAAGAGTTGTTGAAAGGCACAGCAATTGCCGGGCAAAAAATCATCTTCGATGTACAAGGCGAAGAATTCATCGTCCGTACAAACGAAGGGGCCGTAGAGAAATCGTAA
- the gltX gene encoding glutamate--tRNA ligase: protein MTQEVRVRYAPSPTGHLHIGGARTALFNYLYARHMNGKFIVRIEDTDTARNIETGVMSQIDNLKWLGIEHDESIDVGGEYGPYRQMERLDIYKKYADELLAKGDIYKCFCTPDTLEKEREAQRASGVAAPQYSGTCRNLTAEEVAEKEAAGETYSLRMKVPADVTYKFDDMVRGDISFESKDVGDWVVVKTNGIPTYNFAVVIDDHLMKITHVFRGEEHLSNTPKQQMVYDSFGWEHPTYGHMTLIVNEDRKKLSKRDESIIQFISQYKDLGYIPEALFNFFALLGWSPEGEEEIFSKEELIRIFDTERLSKSPSMFDKQKLTWMNNQYIKQMSLEEVVALALPHLQKAGKLPEELSEEQAQWAEKLIALYHDQLSFGAEIVELSELFFTDDLHYGEAEKEVLSGEQVPEVMAAFKEQLASLEAFEPAEIKSAIKAVQKATGHKGKNLFMPIRVVTTGQTHGPELPDAIALLGKDKAIARVGQYAGA from the coding sequence ATGACACAAGAAGTACGCGTACGCTATGCACCGAGCCCGACCGGCCATTTACATATCGGCGGAGCCCGCACAGCGCTATTCAATTATTTGTATGCACGCCATATGAATGGCAAATTCATCGTCCGCATCGAAGACACGGATACTGCCCGCAATATCGAGACGGGTGTCATGTCCCAGATCGATAACTTGAAATGGCTCGGCATCGAGCATGACGAATCGATTGATGTGGGCGGGGAATATGGGCCGTATCGCCAGATGGAGCGCTTGGATATTTACAAGAAATACGCTGATGAGCTATTGGCAAAAGGCGACATTTATAAATGCTTCTGTACGCCTGATACGCTCGAGAAAGAACGTGAAGCCCAGCGTGCCTCTGGTGTTGCGGCGCCTCAGTACAGTGGGACCTGCCGCAATTTGACGGCCGAAGAAGTCGCTGAAAAAGAAGCAGCAGGCGAAACCTATTCCCTTCGCATGAAAGTGCCGGCCGATGTCACGTATAAATTCGATGACATGGTGCGCGGCGACATTTCATTCGAATCAAAAGATGTCGGCGACTGGGTCGTCGTGAAAACGAACGGCATTCCGACGTATAACTTCGCAGTGGTCATCGATGACCATTTGATGAAGATCACCCATGTGTTCCGCGGCGAAGAGCATTTGTCGAATACGCCGAAACAGCAAATGGTCTACGATTCGTTCGGCTGGGAGCACCCGACTTATGGCCATATGACCTTGATCGTCAACGAAGACCGCAAGAAGCTATCGAAGCGTGACGAGTCGATCATCCAGTTCATTTCCCAGTACAAAGACCTTGGCTATATTCCGGAAGCGCTGTTCAACTTCTTTGCGCTGCTCGGCTGGTCACCGGAAGGCGAAGAGGAAATCTTCTCGAAAGAAGAATTGATCCGCATTTTCGACACCGAGCGTTTGTCGAAATCGCCATCGATGTTCGATAAGCAGAAATTGACGTGGATGAACAACCAATACATCAAGCAAATGTCGCTTGAAGAAGTCGTTGCCTTGGCGTTGCCGCATCTTCAAAAAGCGGGCAAACTGCCGGAAGAGCTATCCGAAGAACAAGCCCAGTGGGCAGAGAAATTGATCGCCTTGTACCATGATCAATTGAGCTTCGGCGCAGAAATCGTCGAATTGTCCGAGCTGTTCTTCACTGATGACCTGCATTACGGCGAAGCAGAAAAAGAAGTCTTGAGCGGCGAGCAGGTACCGGAAGTCATGGCCGCTTTCAAGGAGCAATTGGCGTCACTTGAGGCATTCGAGCCAGCTGAAATCAAATCCGCGATCAAAGCGGTGCAAAAAGCGACCGGCCATAAAGGGAAAAACCTCTTTATGCCGATCCGCGTCGTGACGACAGGCCAAACACACGGCCCGGAATTGCCGGATGCGATTGCGCTACTTGGCAAGGACAAAGCGATTGCGCGCGTCGGCCAATACGCAGGGGCATAA
- a CDS encoding protein arginine kinase, with the protein MAIDRFLQPRASSWMANNGEHVDIAMSTRIRLARNLEEFKFPYAFSEDEALKVDKAVSSVLLDQGKELGYGFTHINVEELNDLQREVLVEKHLISPYLANSQHSSAVLLSDEEELSIMINEEDHLRIQSLQSGFHLQEAYDIANKMDSLLEDHLSYAFHEKFGYLTSCPTNTGTGMRASVMLHLPALTMSHQINRIIPAISRLGMVVRGIYGEGSEALGNVYQISNQVTLGKSEYEILQDLQNMTEQIIEQERRAREALNANSPLLLEDRVYRSLGVLTHARLLNTEEAATCLSDVRLGIDLNLITDVDMSILNELMVFMQPAFLQQYAGRPLEAKERDLARAKLFRERLVDNGINKKGEDFA; encoded by the coding sequence TTGGCAATTGACCGTTTCCTTCAACCACGGGCAAGCAGTTGGATGGCTAATAACGGTGAGCACGTGGATATAGCAATGAGTACAAGAATCCGGCTGGCCCGGAATTTAGAAGAATTTAAATTTCCTTACGCTTTTTCTGAAGATGAAGCATTAAAAGTCGATAAAGCTGTTTCTTCAGTTTTATTGGACCAAGGAAAAGAATTGGGATATGGGTTTACTCATATCAACGTTGAAGAATTGAATGATTTGCAACGTGAAGTGTTAGTGGAAAAGCATTTGATCAGCCCTTATTTAGCTAATAGCCAACATTCGAGTGCGGTATTATTGTCTGATGAAGAAGAGCTTAGCATCATGATTAATGAAGAAGATCATTTGCGAATCCAAAGTTTGCAGTCGGGTTTTCATTTGCAGGAAGCGTATGATATAGCAAATAAAATGGATTCGCTTTTAGAAGATCATCTTTCTTATGCTTTTCATGAGAAATTTGGTTACTTGACCAGCTGCCCTACTAATACTGGTACAGGTATGCGTGCTTCGGTCATGCTTCATTTACCTGCCTTGACTATGTCCCACCAAATCAACCGGATCATCCCGGCTATATCCCGTCTGGGGATGGTTGTTAGAGGGATTTACGGTGAAGGAAGTGAAGCGCTTGGTAATGTATACCAGATTTCCAATCAAGTAACATTAGGGAAATCGGAATATGAAATTTTGCAGGATTTGCAAAACATGACCGAGCAAATTATTGAACAGGAACGAAGAGCAAGGGAAGCTTTGAATGCAAATTCCCCATTGCTCTTAGAAGATAGGGTTTACCGGTCGTTGGGCGTTTTGACCCATGCCCGCCTGTTGAATACGGAAGAAGCTGCGACTTGTTTGTCAGATGTCAGACTCGGCATCGACCTCAATCTAATTACCGATGTGGACATGTCGATACTGAATGAATTGATGGTCTTTATGCAGCCTGCGTTTCTGCAGCAGTATGCAGGGCGTCCATTAGAAGCGAAGGAACGTGACCTTGCCCGAGCGAAATTGTTCCGGGAAAGGTTAGTCGATAACGGGATAAATAAAAAAGGAGAGGATTTTGCATGA
- a CDS encoding CtsR family transcriptional regulator, giving the protein MRNISDIIEGYLKEIIEISGKDHVEIKRSEVAEKFQCVPSQINYVINTRFTLDRGYSVESKRGGGGYIRIRKIRLHKKSDLIAQIINRLETGASQTMAEDIVWRLLSEEVISKREAKLILSAIDRSTLRLPLPVRDEVRARILVAMLFTIQYESNGQGVIK; this is encoded by the coding sequence ATGCGGAATATTTCAGATATAATTGAAGGTTATTTAAAAGAGATTATCGAAATAAGCGGTAAGGACCATGTTGAAATTAAGCGAAGTGAAGTTGCAGAGAAATTTCAATGCGTTCCATCTCAAATTAATTATGTGATAAACACTAGATTTACATTAGATCGTGGATACTCTGTAGAAAGTAAGCGAGGCGGAGGCGGATATATTCGTATCAGGAAAATACGCCTTCATAAAAAATCAGATTTAATCGCTCAAATTATTAATCGATTGGAAACTGGTGCTTCACAAACTATGGCTGAAGATATTGTATGGAGGCTTTTAAGTGAAGAAGTTATATCAAAGCGTGAAGCTAAATTAATTTTGAGTGCCATTGATCGGTCTACTCTCAGGCTGCCTCTTCCTGTACGAGATGAAGTACGGGCGCGAATTTTAGTGGCTATGTTGTTTACTATTCAATATGAGTCGAATGGGCAAGGAGTGATCAAGTGA
- a CDS encoding UvrB/UvrC motif-containing protein: MICEQCGERPATVIVKQNQQGHLTERHLCHVCAAENHNINFSFDQDPMAIHNLLANWFPKQQAAVSPKRKEVPTCPSCGFTFQKFLSLGKFGCAECYSTFSPQLTEILKRVQNGNTEHTGKIPASYGTTLKIKKEIEELRKQMQAAIQAENFEEAARLRDQVKVLNEKLEGGGDIGN, translated from the coding sequence GTGATTTGTGAACAATGCGGGGAACGGCCAGCTACAGTGATCGTGAAGCAAAACCAGCAAGGCCATTTAACGGAACGGCATCTTTGTCACGTTTGTGCAGCAGAAAATCATAATATCAATTTTTCTTTTGACCAAGATCCGATGGCAATCCATAATTTATTAGCTAATTGGTTTCCGAAGCAGCAAGCAGCTGTTAGCCCTAAAAGAAAAGAAGTTCCAACATGCCCGTCATGTGGGTTTACTTTCCAAAAATTCTTGAGTCTTGGTAAGTTTGGCTGTGCTGAGTGCTATAGCACTTTCTCGCCTCAACTAACTGAGATTTTAAAGCGAGTACAGAATGGAAACACTGAACATACAGGGAAGATTCCTGCTTCGTATGGGACGACGTTGAAAATTAAAAAAGAAATAGAAGAACTGCGAAAACAAATGCAGGCTGCAATACAAGCTGAGAACTTTGAAGAAGCTGCACGGCTGCGTGATCAAGTAAAAGTCTTGAATGAGAAGCTTGAAGGAGGTGGGGACATTGGCAATTGA
- the ispF gene encoding 2-C-methyl-D-erythritol 2,4-cyclodiphosphate synthase, with protein MIRIGQGYDVHQLAEGRPFILGGVEIEHDRGLLGHSDADVLLHTITDAALGAIGGGDIGKHFPDTDPEFKDADSKKLLTHIWEYVKEQGYELGNVDCTVIAQKPKLAPYIEQMRESIAELLEADISQVNVKATTSEHLGFTGREEGIAALAVILLNQRPLSLDVPE; from the coding sequence ATGATACGAATTGGACAAGGATACGATGTGCATCAATTGGCAGAAGGACGCCCGTTTATTTTAGGCGGCGTTGAAATCGAACACGACCGCGGGCTTCTCGGTCATTCGGATGCGGATGTGTTATTGCATACGATCACGGACGCAGCACTCGGCGCGATCGGCGGAGGAGATATCGGCAAGCATTTCCCGGATACAGACCCGGAATTCAAAGATGCCGATTCGAAGAAATTGCTGACGCATATTTGGGAATATGTAAAAGAACAGGGCTATGAACTCGGCAATGTCGATTGTACGGTCATTGCGCAAAAACCGAAGCTTGCCCCATACATCGAGCAAATGCGCGAGTCGATTGCGGAGCTATTGGAAGCGGATATTTCACAAGTGAACGTCAAAGCGACGACGTCCGAACACCTCGGCTTTACCGGCCGGGAAGAAGGAATCGCGGCGCTCGCGGTCATTTTGCTCAATCAGCGCCCGCTTTCGCTGGACGTTCCGGAGTGA
- the radA gene encoding DNA repair protein RadA, protein MAKKKIKFICQSCGYESAKWMGKCPGCAAWNTMTEETEVAAPKGTRGVFQHSAPQIAQKATPINSIETKEEPRTKMEMDELNRVLGGGIVSGSLVLIGGDPGIGKSTLLLQVSALLAKAGKKVLYISGEESIRQTKMRAERLDAVSGDLLIFAETNLELIHHTIEEVAPDFVIVDSIQTVYHPEVTSAPGSVTQVRESTAELMRVAKTKNIAIFLVGHVTKEGQIAGPRILEHMVDTVLYFEGERHHTYRILRSVKNRFGSTNEIAIFEMLQGGLKEVLNPSELFLQERSSGTAGSTVVASMEGTRPILVEIQALVTPSSFNYPKRMATGIDQNRVSLLMAVLEKRVGLMLQSQDAYIKVAGGVKLDEPAIDLAVLASIVSSFRDIAPKVDDCIIGEVGLTGEVRRVSRIEQRVQEAAKLGFKRAIIPKSNMGGWDFPEGIRVVGVETINEALKELFPQQ, encoded by the coding sequence ATGGCGAAGAAAAAAATAAAGTTCATCTGCCAGTCCTGCGGTTATGAATCTGCCAAATGGATGGGGAAATGCCCAGGTTGTGCAGCATGGAATACGATGACAGAAGAAACGGAAGTTGCAGCACCGAAAGGCACAAGGGGCGTATTCCAACATAGCGCGCCGCAAATCGCCCAAAAAGCGACACCGATCAATTCGATCGAAACGAAAGAAGAGCCAAGGACAAAAATGGAAATGGATGAATTGAACCGTGTGCTCGGCGGAGGCATTGTTTCGGGTTCTCTCGTGTTAATTGGGGGCGACCCAGGGATCGGGAAATCGACTTTGCTCTTGCAAGTATCGGCGCTTCTTGCGAAAGCTGGCAAGAAAGTGTTGTACATTTCAGGGGAGGAGTCGATTCGCCAGACAAAAATGCGGGCGGAGCGGCTGGATGCGGTGTCAGGAGACTTATTGATTTTTGCAGAAACCAATTTGGAGCTGATCCATCATACGATTGAAGAAGTAGCGCCGGATTTCGTGATTGTCGATTCGATCCAGACGGTCTATCATCCCGAAGTGACCTCTGCACCCGGCAGCGTGACACAAGTGCGCGAAAGTACGGCGGAATTGATGCGAGTAGCGAAAACGAAAAACATCGCGATTTTCCTGGTCGGGCACGTGACGAAAGAAGGCCAGATCGCAGGGCCCCGTATTTTGGAACATATGGTGGATACCGTGCTTTATTTTGAAGGGGAACGCCACCACACGTACCGTATTTTGCGCAGTGTGAAAAACCGCTTCGGTTCGACGAATGAAATTGCGATTTTTGAGATGCTGCAAGGTGGATTGAAAGAAGTATTGAATCCGTCCGAGCTGTTTTTGCAGGAACGTTCAAGCGGCACAGCGGGATCGACGGTTGTCGCTTCCATGGAAGGGACACGGCCGATACTGGTGGAGATTCAGGCATTGGTGACGCCGTCGAGTTTTAATTATCCGAAGCGGATGGCGACTGGAATTGACCAAAACCGGGTATCGTTATTAATGGCGGTGCTGGAGAAGCGCGTCGGTTTGATGCTGCAGTCACAAGATGCATATATTAAAGTGGCAGGCGGCGTGAAGCTGGATGAGCCGGCGATCGATTTGGCGGTGCTCGCGAGCATCGTCTCGAGTTTCCGGGATATTGCGCCGAAAGTGGATGATTGCATTATCGGGGAAGTCGGGTTGACCGGTGAGGTGCGCCGGGTGTCGCGCATCGAACAGCGCGTGCAGGAAGCAGCGAAGCTTGGATTCAAGCGTGCCATAATCCCGAAATCGAATATGGGCGGTTGGGATTTTCCGGAAGGAATCCGCGTCGTTGGTGTTGAAACTATAAACGAGGCGTTGAAGGAATTATTCCCGCAACAATAA
- the ispD gene encoding 2-C-methyl-D-erythritol 4-phosphate cytidylyltransferase: protein MNYTVVLPAAGSGKRMKADRNKLLLELSGKPIFIYTLEVFDRDPDCEGMWLAVKEDERELIEKYVERYGIKKVKGYATGGAERQDSVRAGLEMAGPCGVVLVHDAARPFISPVVVRELVERANFSGAAIAGVPVKDTIKKARQGVITETVDRAELWMIQTPQAFRYELLMEAAQRAKADGFLGTDEAMLVERMGRPVQIVESTYDNVKMTTPDDLIYGQAILASRLQEE from the coding sequence ATGAACTATACAGTCGTGTTGCCTGCTGCCGGCAGCGGGAAACGAATGAAAGCCGACCGCAATAAATTATTGCTTGAGCTCTCCGGCAAACCGATCTTCATTTATACATTGGAAGTGTTCGACCGGGACCCGGATTGCGAAGGCATGTGGCTTGCGGTCAAGGAAGATGAGCGCGAGCTGATCGAGAAGTATGTCGAGCGGTATGGAATCAAGAAAGTCAAAGGCTATGCTACAGGGGGTGCTGAGCGCCAGGACAGCGTGCGTGCGGGCCTTGAGATGGCAGGGCCGTGTGGAGTGGTGCTTGTGCATGACGCTGCGCGGCCGTTCATCAGCCCAGTCGTTGTCCGTGAATTGGTGGAGCGGGCTAATTTTTCGGGTGCTGCGATTGCCGGCGTGCCGGTAAAAGACACGATCAAAAAAGCCCGCCAAGGCGTCATTACGGAAACAGTGGACCGTGCGGAACTGTGGATGATCCAGACGCCGCAGGCATTTCGCTATGAATTGTTGATGGAAGCGGCGCAACGGGCTAAAGCCGACGGATTCCTCGGGACGGACGAGGCGATGCTCGTTGAACGCATGGGGCGTCCGGTACAGATTGTCGAAAGCACGTATGACAACGTCAAGATGACGACACCGGATGATTTGATTTACGGACAAGCGATTCTTGCGAGTCGATTACAGGAGGAATAA
- a CDS encoding PIN/TRAM domain-containing protein, giving the protein MLRKIIQLLFLLIGATVGILFLPYAFELISISNNPWINNPYVAAIIGAAIFYVLSLLFVDSIVHFMKWMEGKLLHAPAADLLFGTIGLIIGLVVAFLIGFALNTIDVPLIATVAPIILSVVLGYLGFQVGFQKRDELAGVLTPAKLANGKKPEDEPAEKSIYKLLDTSVIIDGRIADISETGFMEGTFVVPQFVIAELQHIADSSDTLKRTRGRRGLDILKRLQTERVGAIMITEEDFGDAAEVDMKLMRAAQKMGGKVVTNDFNLNKVCELHNVPVLNINDLANAVKPVVIPGEEMHVVVIKDGKEQNQGVAYLDDGTMIVIEEGKGHIGEAIDVVVTSVLQTSAGRMIFAKPKGLAVKKNGSKK; this is encoded by the coding sequence ATGCTTCGGAAAATTATTCAGCTATTGTTTTTACTAATAGGCGCTACGGTCGGTATTTTGTTTTTGCCATATGCTTTTGAACTTATTTCTATCTCTAATAATCCATGGATCAACAACCCGTATGTCGCTGCCATTATCGGTGCTGCGATTTTTTATGTCTTGTCCTTATTGTTCGTCGATTCGATTGTCCATTTCATGAAATGGATGGAGGGCAAACTGCTCCATGCCCCGGCAGCGGATTTATTGTTCGGCACCATCGGGCTGATTATCGGTTTGGTGGTTGCCTTTTTGATCGGATTTGCGTTGAATACCATTGATGTGCCTTTGATTGCCACAGTGGCGCCGATCATTCTTTCCGTTGTTCTTGGCTATTTGGGATTCCAGGTCGGTTTCCAAAAGCGCGATGAACTGGCGGGAGTGCTCACGCCTGCAAAGCTTGCGAACGGCAAAAAGCCGGAAGATGAACCGGCGGAAAAGTCGATCTATAAATTGCTCGATACGAGCGTCATCATCGATGGGCGGATTGCGGATATTTCAGAGACCGGCTTTATGGAGGGAACCTTTGTTGTGCCGCAATTTGTCATTGCAGAGCTCCAGCATATTGCGGATTCATCCGACACGTTAAAGCGTACGCGGGGCAGGCGGGGGCTGGATATCCTGAAGCGCCTGCAGACAGAGCGCGTCGGGGCGATCATGATTACGGAAGAGGATTTCGGCGATGCGGCTGAAGTGGACATGAAGCTTATGCGCGCTGCCCAGAAGATGGGCGGGAAAGTTGTGACGAATGATTTTAATTTGAATAAAGTGTGTGAACTTCATAATGTGCCTGTTTTGAATATCAATGACCTTGCGAATGCGGTGAAGCCGGTCGTAATTCCGGGCGAGGAGATGCATGTGGTCGTCATCAAAGACGGCAAAGAGCAAAATCAGGGTGTGGCTTATTTGGATGACGGTACGATGATCGTCATCGAAGAAGGCAAAGGCCATATTGGCGAGGCGATCGATGTCGTGGTGACAAGCGTCTTGCAGACTTCTGCAGGGCGAATGATTTTTGCCAAGCCTAAGGGACTGGCTGTGAAGAAAAACGGATCAAAAAAATAA